From Oscillospiraceae bacterium:
AGTTGTTTATTGGCATCTACTAAAAGTTTTACACTCTCTTCATCCATTTCAATTTCCGGCATAGGTGGTAATGGATTTGGTTTAAAAGATTGATAAGTAGCCTCTCCTGTTAAATTGTCAACATATATTCCTGCTCGATTCATATAATTCTCCTTGTTTTGCGAAGCAAAATGCCTGCCTGATTATGCAGGCAGAGAATTTTTCACCTCTTTTTGAAATAACTACATTCATCATACCTCTTTTATTTCAAAAAGTCATTAGGTTTTTGAAATAAAAGTGCTTGTTTTTGTGTTTTGTTTCAAAAAGTCTTTTTAGCAAACGTTATTTCTTACGTCTGCTACCTTTCTCAATGCTCCAGCATCTCCTCAATAAAATTTGAATGTATCAAGTAAGAAACAAAAATAATAGCCATTACAGAGAACACCATCTCCATAATGGCTATATGTATGACTAATATCTTATGTTTTATTTACCAAGCCACCCAATACCACATTCTATGTAACTTTTTATAATACTTTTCTTGATTTTCCATTTGTGACTTATAACCCTTCCATACGAGAATGCAGTTCTTGTATAAGAGTCTAATTCCATTTTGTCATTATAATCAAAATCAAATGTTTCGACACTTTCAGGATTCATTCTTTCTATTGATGGATCTAGAATTAAACCAATCTTTACATATAGCTCATCATCGTATGATTTCAATTCACGATCAATATCTAAACTGAATATTGATTCAGCCTTAATAATACTGTCGTTATCATAAGTATAAAATATACTATCAAGCTTTCGCTTTGATTCACCATCCATCGAAAAACGGTCAAACTCGATTGGACGACCTTTTTCATCAAAATGCTCAACGGTTAACCCACACAACTTTTTGTCACTGCAATGGAACAATGCACCTATAAGGAAATTTTCCTTTTTTATAAAAAATTTCTCATATACAACGTTATCTTTATCGCCATAAAACTTTGAATAAACAGGGGTATTATCAGCCATATGATGTACTGACACATACTTTTTGGTTAAGGGTTCTTTTTTTAGTAACTTTCTCGGAATAATCGTATTATCATTCAGCTCTGTTATATAATCGGTACAAAAAGGTTCTATCCAGCCCTTAGACCAAATAATTTTATCAGTACTTTCAATATTAACACCTTTTTTCACCTTCGGATATTCAGAATACTCGGCGACCAGTTTTGTAATTTCGCCTACAATTTCTTCCATTTTCTTTTTACTATAAATCATTTTTCCTCCTAAAAACACTATACAAGATTTAAACTATAAGAATATTATCAATATATAATCTATAAACTTCAAGTATTCTTCATTAATTATATCATACACCATAATACAAGTCATTAAAAAAGAAGTCCAACCGGCCTTCTTAATTTCCATGATTTAACATAGATTCGAGGAATATCCCATACCCTCTCGTCGGATCATTTACTAAAACATGCGTCACAGCCCCCACAATCTTCCCATCCCGAATAATAGGACTACCGCTCACGAATGTGTCAAGTAGGGAACAACAAATTTCGACAATATGTTATATCATCCATATAATGTTTTTAATCCGAAAGAGTTTTCATTGTTCATAAAATGCAAACATAGATTCATATAACTCTCGACATTGTTTTTCATCCCCATAGGATAAACAATCGTCAGCATAAGATAAAATATGAAACGGTTCTTCCATTTCGTCAATTGCAGAAGGAAGTCTATTCCATAATTCATACATTTTCTTTCCGAACTCTGATATTTCAACAGATAAATATATATCTTTTAGTTCCTTCATCAAACACTTTCCAAACAGTTCACAATCCAATGCATATTCATTCATTATTGAATGAATATGTAACAAAGCATCTTTATATTTTCTACCATATAAATCTAAAAGCATTTCATCTGTTGGCTTCCATTCCAAAAGTCGTTCCAATGTATGCTCATATTTGTCATATTTTTCAAATCCTACACCACATAGAATTGCATACACAAATAGTTCTTCCATAAAATACTCTCCACAAAATTTTATATAATCACAAATTCAACTATAGACTTCAATTTTTGTCTAAAACTTGTTTTAACTTATAAATCTTTTAACAAAAACATTGTCATATATATCGGTAGGTACTTTAATGTCCCTTCCTTTCCCACATCTTTTTGTGACAAAAGATATCGTTCTCCCACATACTGAGAATATTTTTTCTCAAAAGCATCGATTGACTTATGATTCTTTACCGCTGAGGATTTTACTTCAATCGGGATAATCTTATTCTTTGATGTAATAAGAAAATCAATCTCAAAAGAATGTGTGCTTCCTTCTTTTCTCCATGTATGGTAGTACAATTCCCTGCCACTTACTTTTATAGTCTGTGCGACCACATTCTCATACAAATACCCCAAGTCTGCCGGTATACTATCACTCAAAAGTTTTTGATAAATATCAGCGATTCCATTCTGCGAGTCATTAAATAACCTTGTTGTAAACAACCCTATATCTGATAAATATAATTTAAAGCAAGCACTATCCTTCGTCTGTGAAAGTGAAACGCTTGGATTTAATACATTATAGCAAGGCAATACAAGTCCTGACTCGATTAGTTCAAAAAGACGTTCTTCGTCTTTCCTTGTTTTCTGCTTCCCGGTCGCAGCAGTTATCACATAATGCTTTTTCTTTGACGCAAGCTGACTGGGAACCGATTTATACATATCCGTTATTCTTCCCGAATCATCAATCTTTTTCAAATCATCATAATATAATTCCAATATTTCGCGTTTTACTTTATCTACCGCTTCAAAATTGTTTGTTGCAATATATCGCTCTACTGCCTGTGGCATTCCGCCTACTGCCATATAGACACGAAAATCCTTCATTGCATTTCGATTTGCTGCATTTCCCAGCTCAATGTT
This genomic window contains:
- a CDS encoding ATP-binding protein; this translates as MMFKRKAYEELLKWKKEWDGKYACLLEGARRVGKTTIAEEFARNEYESYILIDFSNVSKELLDVFDDISKLDRFFLRLQLYSGVELIERKSVIIFDEIQLFPKARQAIKHLVKDGRYDYIETGSLISIKKNVKDILIPSEEHKIHVYPMDYEEFMWAVGANPNVLSMAYKSNIELGNAANRNAMKDFRVYMAVGGMPQAVERYIATNNFEAVDKVKREILELYYDDLKKIDDSGRITDMYKSVPSQLASKKKHYVITAATGKQKTRKDEERLFELIESGLVLPCYNVLNPSVSLSQTKDSACFKLYLSDIGLFTTRLFNDSQNGIADIYQKLLSDSIPADLGYLYENVVAQTIKVSGRELYYHTWRKEGSTHSFEIDFLITSKNKIIPIEVKSSAVKNHKSIDAFEKKYSQYVGERYLLSQKDVGKEGTLKYLPIYMTMFLLKDL